In the genome of Lacerta agilis isolate rLacAgi1 chromosome 2, rLacAgi1.pri, whole genome shotgun sequence, one region contains:
- the ARL16 gene encoding ADP-ribosylation factor-like protein 16, giving the protein MGSWPGGNGRLWLLCLSAQLSSKDGAKDLGEPPATLPTVGTNLTDLQIGKKITIRELGGCMGPIWSSYYSDCCCVLYMIDAAKPTQISSSCIQLLSLLSAEQLSSVPVLIIFNKIDLPCYMSLVEMKSLFRLQDIIACAKQPITVVETSARDGNGLSNVMQWFHSTTRCD; this is encoded by the exons ATGGGTTCGTGGCCGGGAGGAAACGGTCGCCTCTGGTTGCTATG TCTCTCTGCACAGCTGAGCTCCAAAGATGGTGCCAAAGACCTTGGGGAGCCGCCAGCTACTCTGCCTACG GTTGGCACAAACCTTACTGACCTTCAAATAGGAAAGAAAATCACAATTCGTGAACTGGGAGGATGCATGGGCCCCATCTGGTCTAGTTATTACAGTGACTGTTGCTGCGTCCTG TACATGATTGATGCTGCTAAGCCTACGCAAATCTCCTCATCCTGCATCCAGCTTCTGTCACTTCTTTCTGCTGAGCAGCTATCATCAGTCCCTGTACTCATCATTTTCAACAAGAT TGACCTACCCTGCTATATGTCCCTTGTGGAGATGAAGTCATTGTTCCGACTCCAGGATATCATTGCCTGTGCCAAGCAGCCCATCACTGTTGTAGAGACCAGTGCGCGTGATGGCAATGGCTTATCCAACGTGATGCAGTGGTTTCATTCTACGACCCGATGTGATTGA